From a single Arachis hypogaea cultivar Tifrunner chromosome 3, arahy.Tifrunner.gnm2.J5K5, whole genome shotgun sequence genomic region:
- the LOC112789292 gene encoding chalcone synthase produces MVSVSEIRKAQRAEGPATIMAIGTATPANCVDQSTYPDYYFRVTKSEHMTELKEKFQRMCDKSMIKKRYMYLTEEILKENPNMCAYMAPSIDARQDMVVVEVPKLGKEAATKAIKEWGQPKSKITHLIFCTTSGVDMPGADYQLTKLLGLRPYVKRYMMYQQGCFAGGTVLRLAKDLAENNKGARVLVVCSEITAVTFRGPSDTHLDSLVGQALFGDGAAALIVGSDPLPEIEKPIFELIWTAQTIAPDSEGAIDGHLREVGLTFHLLKDVPGIVSKNIDKALAEAFNPLEIHDYNSIFWIAHPGGPAILDQVEAKVQLKPEKMRATRHVLSEYGNMSSACVLFILDEMRRNSAQKGLKTTGEGLEWGVLFGFGPGLTIETVVLRSVPI; encoded by the exons ATGGTGAGTGTAAGTGAGATCCGTAAGGCTCAAAGGGCTGAAGGACCTGCCACTATTATGGCCATTGGCACTGCTACTCCTGCAAATTGTGTTGATCAGAGTACTTACCCTGATTACTACTTTAGAGTCACAAAAAGTGAACATATGACTGAACTCAAAGAAAAATTTCAACGCATGT GTGACAAGTCAATGATCAAGAAAAGGTACATGTATTTGACTGAGGAGATACTAAAAGAGAATCCAAATATGTGTGCATACATGGCACCATCAATTGATGCAAGGCAAGACATGGTGGTGGTAGAGGTACCAAAGCTAGGGAAAGAGGCAGCAACAAAGGCCATAAAAGAGTGGGGGCAACCAAAATCGAAGATCACACACTTGATATTTTGCACCACCAGTGGTGTTGACATGCCCGGTGCCGATTACCAACTCACCAAACTCTTGGGCCTTCGCCCTTATGTCAAGCGTTACATGATGTACCAACAAGGCTGCTTTGCAG GTGGTACGGTGCTTCGTTTGGCAAAAGATTTGGCTGAGAACAACAAAGGTGCACGTGTGTTAGTTGTTTGTTCTGAAATAACCGCCGTAACATTCCGTGGTCCAAGTGACACACACCTAGACAGCCTTGTTGGTCAAGCACTCTTTGGAGACGGCGCAGCCGCCCTCATCGTTGGTTCGGATCCACTCCCGGAAATTGAGAAGCCTATATTTGAACTCATTTGGACAGCTCAAACCATTGCCCCTGACAGCGAAGGCGCCATCGACGGCCACCTTCGCGAAGTGGGTCTAACTTTTCATCTTCTTAAGGATGTGCCTGGAATTGTGTCAAAGAACATTGACAAGGCATTGGCTGAGGCCTTCAACCCTTTGGAAATCCATGATTATAACTCGATATTTTGGATTGCGCATCCGGGTGGACCGGCAATTTTGGACCAGGTTGAAGCTAAGGTGCAATTGAAACCTGAGAAGATGAGAGCCACTAGACATGTTCTTAGTGAATATGGTAACATGTCAAGTGCATGTGTTTTGTTCATCTTGGATGAGATGAGAAGGAATTCAGCTCAGAAAGGACTTAAAACCACCGGCGAAGGACTCGAATGGGGTGTTTTGTTTGGATTTGGTCCTGGTCTCACTATTGAAACCGTTGTTCTTCGCAGCGTGCCTATTTAA